In Macadamia integrifolia cultivar HAES 741 chromosome 12, SCU_Mint_v3, whole genome shotgun sequence, the following are encoded in one genomic region:
- the LOC122058429 gene encoding probable disease resistance protein At5g66900 codes for MASQLPVGLYLGPATQELQRVILDVKNETHCFKGYLGRLQATLESITPRINEIDRLNAQLTNQQRQDIERLKVELEKGQKLVKKSASVPCWSCFTMCRYLKKINKLEKKLLRFFQIDVPVDIWLDNKQILVDLKDMISKFDALSLKSDHSGPQIKDKVFGLEVPLMELKMQLFREDVMVLGLCAPGGCGKTTLATMLCRDSDVKGRFKNICFLSISSSPNFKAIVQRLSEQMFPSDPVPQFLSDEEADMKLGNLLVLSEQKPMLLVLDDVWEDSVVQKFIFRTGGYKVLVTSRTQCQTFDCKYSLKMLSDADAMALFRYSAFPQNGDVNYEEPERDLQNKIVRGCGGLPLALKVIGSSLRQEPIEVWQNTEKMLSGCSIFESQSDLLRCLASSLDYLNKKVQECFVDLGSFPEDERIPASSLIDIWVELYDIDEVDAYINLLELSTRNLVNLIEINSGDAGQVDGNLNGLFVTQHDLLRDLAIYRSRQKGTRLIMEGREDSLPKRRREQEHQFQNARLVSIYTGETFISNWCNMHFSKAEVLILNLSETKYTLSPLMEEIEKLKVLIVRNYGRYCAQLSLTTPGYLSNIRRVRLEKVLIPTLNEITMPLKNLRKISLFMCEVGHVSRSYDFNFPDKLPNLVEINIDYCKDLVELPEGLCDLVYLKKLSITNCHELLALPQGIGCMTDLEVLRLNACTGLLELPNSVQNLKKLRFLDISDCLNIERLPVGMGELSHLEKLGMKQCWGLSELPSSVMNLVDLKEVICDDETADLWEPLQWHLSKLKITVPRDINLAWLGVDL; via the exons ATGGCTTCGCAGTTACCTGTAGGACTTTATCTGGGTCCGGCAACTCAAGAATTGCAGAGAGTGATTTTAGATGTAAAGAATGAAACCCATTGTTTCAAAGGTTATCTAGGGCGGCTTCAAGCCACTCTTGAAAGCATAACTCCTCGCATCAACGAAATAGATCGTTTGAATGCTCAATTGACCAATCAGCAGAGACAAGATATAGAAAGGTTGAAGGTTGAATTAGAGAAGGGTCAAAAGCTTGTAAAGAAGTCTGCTTCTGTACCATGTTGGAGCTGCTTCACGATGTGTAGGTATTTGAAGAAAATCAACAAACTGGAGAAAAAGTTGCTGCGGTTCTTTCAGATTGATGTGCCTGTTGATATCTGGCTTGACAATAAACAGATTCTGGTTGATCTTAAAGACATGATCAGTAAATTTGATGCCTTGAGTTTGAAATCGGATCACTCTGGTCCTCAGATCAAGGACAAGGTTTTTGGATTGGAAGTGCCTCTGATGGAATTGAAGATGCAATTGTTTAGAGAAGATGTTATGGTTCTAGGACTGTGTGCTCCTGGTGGTTGTGGGAAAACAACGTTGGCTACCATGCTCTGCAGAGATAGTGATGTCAAAG GCAGGTTCAAGAACATATGCTTTCTTAGCATTTCAAGCTCACCTAACTTTAAGGCAATAGTACAAAGATTATCTGAACAGATGTTTCCAAGTGATCCAGTCCCTCAGTTTCTaagtgatgaagaagcagaTATGAAACTGGGAAACCTGCTGGTGCTAAGTGAACAAAAGCCCATGTTGTTGGTTCTTGATGATGTTTGGGAGGACTCAGTTGTTCAAAAATTTATCTTCAGAACAGGAGGATATAAGGTCTTAGTTACTTCTAGAACTCAATGTCAAACATTTGATTGTAAATATTCTTTGAAAATGCTTAGTGATGCGGATGCCATGGCTCTGTTCCGTTACTCAGCTTTTCCTCAAAATGGGGATGTGAACTATGAGGAGCCTGAAAGAGATCTTCAAAACAAG ATAGTGAGAGGTTGTGGGGGACTCCCTCTCGCTCTTAAGGTGATTGGCAGTTCATTGCGCCAAGAGCCTATCGAAGTATGGCAAAACACAGAGAAGATGCTATCAGGTTGCTCCATTTTCGAGTCTCAAAGTGATTTGCTCAGGTGTCTCGCTTCGAGTTTAGACTACTTAAATAAGAAGGTTCAAGAATGTTTTGTGGACTTGGGTTCGTTTCCTGAAGATGAAAGAATCCCTGCTTCATCTCTTATAGATATTTGGGTCGAACTCTATGACATAGATGAAGTCGATGCTTACATCAACCTCCTTGAGCTTTCCACTCGAAATCTTGTTAATCTGATCGAAATAAATAG TGGAGATGCTGGGCAGGTTGATGGTAACTTGAATGGGCTATTTGTTACACAACATGATCTGCTTCGAGACTTGGCTATCTACCGAAGCCGGCAGAAGGGCACAAGATTAATcatggaaggaagagaagacagCCTTCCGAAGAGACGGAGAGAACAAGAGCACCAGTTTCAAAATGCACGCCTTGTTTCTATCTACACAG GTGAAACGTTTATATCAAACTGGTGCAATATGCATTTCTCTAAAGCTGAGGTTTTAATCCTGAATTTATCTGAAACAAAGTATACTTTATCCCCACTCATGGAGGAGATAGAGAAGCTGAAGGTTCTGATCGTCAGAAATTATGGGCGCTACTGTGCCCAGCTGAGTTTGACCACGCCTGGTTATTTGTCCAATATAAGAAGAGTGAGGTTGGAAAAGGTTTTGATCCCAACCCTTAATGAGATCACGATGCCATTGAAGAACTTGCGGAAGATTTCTTTGTTCATGTGTGAGGTTGGCCACGTCTCTAGGAGCTATGACTTCAATTTCCCTGACAAGTTACCAAATCTTGTGGAGATTAATATTGACTATTGCAAAGATCTTGTGGAGTTGCCTGAAGGACTCTGTGATCTCGTCTACTTAAAGAAGCTCAGCATAACCAACTGTCATGAATTACTTGCACTACCCCAGGGAATTGGATGCATGACAGATCTAGAAGTGTTGCGTCTGAATGCCTGCACGGGATTGTTAGAGTTACCCAACTCCGTACAAAATCTCAAGAAGCTAAGGTTTCTTGATATATCTGACTGTTTGAACATAGAGAGATTGCCTGTAGGGATGGGTGAGTTAAGTCATTTGGAAAAGCTTGGCATGAAACAATGTTGGGGACTGAGTGAATTGCCTAGTTCAGTAATGAATCTTGTGGATTTGAAGGAAGTGATCTGTGATGATGAGACTGCTGATCTTTGGGAACCCCTCCAATGGCATTTATCTAAACTGAAAATTACAGTGCCTAGAGACATCAACTTGGCTTGGCTTGGAGTTGATCTGTAG
- the LOC122057258 gene encoding putative disease resistance protein At5g47280 has translation MALSTAAGILLGAPAQELLRFIIANMNKALHFRSYLEKLKLTLEIITPMINEVGLLNAVLTDRSRSDIERLKEELEKGEDLVRKCWTVASWNYFNRLRYSKKILKFDKNLRRFFKLEVQADIWLGNKQILVDVREVMRKLDRMNMRLEDSSSVPEIPDMTFGLDVPLKELKMLLFRDDVRVLGLCAPGGCGKTTLASMLCRDREVTSRFKNIYFLTVSSSPDFKVIVQKLLGQIFPTNPVPHFLSEEEAIMKLGNLMTQIAEEPTLLVLDDVWEDSVVRKFVIGAVKYKILVTSRAQCQAFDYKYSLKMLDDGDAIALFRHSVFPQNGNVKYEEPDRELQMKIVRGCKGFPMALKVIGHSLHLQPARVWQQKERMLSSCSIFKSHSDLLSCLATSLEYLNEEVQECFMDLGSFPEDERIPASSLIDMWVELYGIDEVDAYINLLELSTQNLVSLIEMTSGDAGQIDGNLDGLFVTQHDLLRDLAIYRSQQKSTRLIMKRKEEKLPWRWSREEHQFQNARLISIQTGEMSFSNWYNMHFPEAEVLILDFFATKYTLPPFVEQMEKLKVLIIINQGRNCTQLNYLTGPDYLSTLRRVRLQKVSVPSLNEIAMPLKDLQKISLFMCEVGQALGSCHLNFPYMLPNLVEINIDYCNDLVELPQGICDLVHLQKLSITNCPELSAVPEGIGSMRDLEVLRLHACTGLVELPNSIQNLKKLRFLDISDCLNMGRLPEGMGELHGLEKLDMRQCLVLTELPTSIMNLVDLKDVVCDDETANLWLPLQCHLHKLKIVKPKDINLFWLGVDL, from the exons ATGGCTTTATCAACTGCAGCAGGAATTTTACTGGGTGCTCCAGCACAAGAGTTGCTGAGATTCATCATAGCGAACATGAATAAGGCTCTTCATTTCAGATCTTATCTTGAAAAGCTTAAACTCACACTCGAGATCATCACACCGATGATCAATGAAGTGGGCCTCTTAAATGCTGTGTTAACAGATCGCTCGAGATCCGATATCGAAAGATTGAAGGAAGAGTTAGAGAAAGGGGAAGATCTTGTGAGGAAGTGTTGGACCGTCGCTTCTTGGAATTACTTCAATAGGTTAAGGTATTCAAAGAAAATTCTCAAATTTGATAAGAATTTACGGCGGTTCTTCAAATTGGAAGTGCAGGCGGATATCTGGCTTGGTAATAAACAGATTCTGGTCGATGTGAGAGAGGTGATGAGGAAATTGGATAGGATGAACATGAGATTGGAGGATTCTTCCTCTGTGCCTGAGATACCAGACATGACTTTTGGATTGGATGTCCCTCTGAAGGAATTGAAGATGCTGTTGTTCAGAGATGATGTGAGGGTTCTTGGGTTGTGTGCTCCTGGAGGTTGTGGGAAGACCACTTTGGCTTCCATGCTTTGCCGAGACAGAGAGGTTACAA GCAGGTTCAAGAACATATACTTTCTTACAGTTTCAAGTTCACCTGACTTCAAGGTGATAGTACAGAAATTGTTGGGACAGATTTTTCCAACAAATCCAGTGCCCCATTTTCtgagtgaagaagaagcaattatGAAGCTGGGAAACTTGATGACTCAGATAGCAGAAGAACCAACATTGTTGGTTCTTGATGATGTTTGGGAGGACTCAGTTGTTCGGAAATTCGTCATTGGAGCAGTAAAATATAAGATCCTAGTTACTTCAAGAGCTCAATGTCAGGCCTTCGATTATAAATACTCCTTGAAAATGCTCGATGATGGAGATGCCATAGCTCTCTTCCGTCACTCAGTATTTCCTCAAAATGGGAATGTGAAGTATGAGGAGCCTGACAGGGAGCTTCAAATGAAG ATAGTGAGAGGTTGCAAGGGATTCCCAATGGCTCTTAAGGTGATTGGCCACTCATTGCATCTGCAGCCTGCCAGGGTGTGGCAACAAAAAGAGAGGATGCTGTCAAGTTGCTCCATTTTTAAGTCCCATAGTGATTTGCTGAGTTGTCTTGCAACCAGCTTAGAATACTTGAATGAGGAGGTTCAAGAATGCTTTATGGACCTGGGTTCCTTTCCTGAAGATGAAAGAATCCCTGCTTCATCTCTTATAGATATGTGGGTTGAACTTTATGGAATAGATGAAGTTGATGCTTACATCAACCTTCTTGAACTTTCCACACAAAATCTTGTTAGTCTGATTGAAATGACCAG CGGAGATGCAGGACAGATTGATGGTAACTTGGATGGACTATTTGTTACCCAGCATGATCTGCTTCGAGACTTGGCTATCTACCGAAGCCAGCAGAAAAGTACAAGATTAATcatgaagagaaaagaagagaagcttCCCTGGAGATGGAGCAGAGAAGAGCACCAGTTTCAAAATGCTCGCCTTATCTCTATCCAAACAG GTGAAATGTCTTTCTCTAACTGGTACAATATGCATTTTCCTGAAGCTGAGGTTCTAATACTGGATTTCTTTGCGACAAAGTACACCTTACCTCCATTTGTTGAGCAAATGGAGAAGCTGAAGGTACTAATCATCATAAACCAGGGCCGCAACTGTACCCAGCTGAATTATTTGACCGGACCTGATTACTTGTCTACTTTAAGGAGAGTTAGGTTACAAAAAGTTTCGGTCCCCTCTCTAAATGAAATCGCAATGCCATTGAAAGACTTGCAGAAGATATCACTGTTCATGTGTGAGGTTGGCCAGGCCTTGGGGAGCTGCCACCTCAATTTCCCATACATGTTGCCGAATCTTGTGGAGATCAACATTGACTATTGCAATGATCTTGTGGAATTGCCCCAAGGGATCTGCGATCTTGTCCACCTACAGAAGCTCAGCATAACCAACTGTCCTGAATTATCTGCAGTGCCTGAGGGAATCGGATCTATGAGAGATTTAGAGGTATTAAGGCTCCATGCTTGTACAGGATTGGTAGAGTTACCTAACTCAATACAAAATCTCAAGAAGCTAAGGTTTCTTGATATATCGGACTGTTTGAACATGGGGAGGCTGCCTGAAGGGATGGGTGAGTTGCATGGATTGGAAAAGCTTGACATGAGACAGTGCTTGGTACTAACAGAATTGCCTACTTCTATCATGAATCTTGTGGATTTGAAGGATGTGGTCTGTGATGATGAGACTGCTAATCTTTGGCTGCCACTCCAATGCCatttacataaacttaaaattgtgAAGCCTAAAGACATCAACCTGTTCTGGCTTGGGGTTGATCTCTAG